Sequence from the Bos javanicus breed banteng chromosome 11, ARS-OSU_banteng_1.0, whole genome shotgun sequence genome:
CACTGGCCACCCGACGGGGCGGTCAGCGCCTCGGGTGGCAGGCGGCTCAGGATGGACGTGTTGATAGCCAGCGCAGCCAGGCCGTAGTCAGTGAAGAGCACAGTCTCACGGCGGCAGGTGGGACAAGAGATGAACTTGTACTTGGGGCAGGACTCGTAGAGAATCTGCAGGCACTGCTCACACACGGAGTGCAAGCAGGACAGCACGCGGGGCCGCCTCTGCGTGGCGTTGTACGTGTGCCCGCACGTCGGGCACTCCAGAGGCTCCCCGGCAGCCGCGGCCACCGCTGCCGCAGGGGCCCCCGGGGCCGCAGGGCCGGGCCGGATCACGTACTGGTTCACGATGACCTCGTCCGCCGGCGCCACCCGGGGGAAGCCCAGCTCAGCGCTGCCCTTGCGGGGCCGCCGTGGCAGAGGCGGGGTGCAGGGTGCCCCTTCCAGGGCGGGCATGTCCCCCCCACAGGCCTGGTTGACGATGATCTCTGTGTCTGAGGGCCAGGCTCGCTTGGGTGCCATAGCCGGGGCGGGCCGGGGCGCAGGTGGGAAGCAGGGGGTGGCCGCCTGCAGCTCAGGGAACTTCTCAGGGTGGACCATCTTCATGGCCTCCATCTTGAGGATGACATGGGGGCCCTTCAGGCAGGACATGAGGAAGCCTGGCCAGCCACCGCCCACCTCGGGCCCTGGGTCAGCCGGCATCCGGCTGTCTCCAGTCAGACTGGGTGCTCGGGTAGGGGGGGGCGTTGGGTGGGGCCGGGGGGGCAGTGAGGGGACAGCATCCTGGTTGCCCTGTGGACTCCTGGGGGAGGCGGGCAAAAGCTTGGGGGGAAGGGCCCCCCCCAGAGGCCACAGTGGCTTCTCAGGTCCGGTGCgcgggggaggaggaaggggcgggggaggaggagaggggcacGGGGGTGTGGGCTGCTGCCCTGGGCCAGAGGTCGGGCCCAGGGGCTCACCCAGGGTCTCTGGCCTCTGAGGCTGGCCAGGGGGCGTTGCAGGAGGTCCCCCTGCAGCCGAGATCAGCCGTCCCGGGGCCCGGACATCCGGGCAGGCAGGGGCTAGGTGGGCCCCATGGCTCCAGGACAGGGCGCCCAGGGAAGGCAGCTAGCCTGAGCGCTGGCCGCCAAAGGACCCGGGCGGCAAGCTCGGGGTTGGCGGCGGAAGCACAGGAGAGGCCGGGGCTGGGCCGGAGCTGCAGGTGAGAGACGCCGTGAGGTCAGCACCTGGGCCCACCCTCACCCTGCACAAAAGACCGGGCGCCCGACCTCTGACCCCGACCCTCGCCAGACTCGGAACCCAGCCCCTTCCGCAGCCCCTCGCGCCCGAGGCCCGACCTCTGCCCAGAAGTGGGGGCAGGCGAGCGAAGACCCCGCGCTGTCCCGCCCCGCCCGCACTCACCTGCCCCAGCCTGGCGTCCCCGGGCCGGGCCGCGCGCCGCCGCCTCCGCAGAGGTTGTCTCAAAGGCAGGCCTGGATGCGGCGCCCGAGCCTTGGCTCGGCGGCTCCGGAGGCTCCGGCGGCTACCTCGGGCGATGGCCGGGCCGCGGCGGCTCCCGGGGGCGTGGGGCGCGGGCGCGGGGCtcggcgcggcggcggcggcaggtgCGTGCGGAGCGTGGCGCGTTCTGCGGCGGAGGCGCGGGGACCGCAGTGCGCGCGGCGCCCGCAGCGCCACCCCCCGTCTGGGGACCCGCGCGGGGTCCGCGGGGCGGGGCCAGTCTCTCTGCCGCCCCTCGATCCGCCGCGGGCCTGGCGCCCGCTCTGGGGGTCGCCCTCCCCCTCCCGCCGCGGGCCCCGTGGGGGTCGGGATCCCCACAGCAGGCCCCCTCCCGTCTCCCCCACCTCCGGCCCGCCTGCTGACCCTGGGTCCTGGTCAAGCCCCCTGCCCGATTCTGGAAGGGAAGGAGTGCTCGGAGATCTCACAATaccagagggaggaaggggagagggagcccTAGGGTGGTCCCAGGAAAGCTGGCCCCGGGGCCCCCACCGTGAGACTGCCGTGTGACCTCTGCAGAGGCAGGGTCTCTGTCAGTCCTTCCCCTCGGCCCCCAGAGAATGCCTCGGGTTGTTCCGGCTCACAGGTGCCCAGCTCAGGCCCGCTGAGGGCAGAAGAGGGTGAGCAGGGGTGGGCAAAGCACACATAGAAGGAGTGGGCGATGGAGGAACCCTGGCTGGGAGAGTGCTCCAAGGACAGGACGCTGGGTGGTGTAAGGGGTACGCAGCAGGTCAGACCGACGGCAGGACAGGCCCCATGGGGCAGCTCACGGAGGACACGTACCTACACGTACAGGCAGGGTGGCCTTTCCGGCACCCTGGCAGGTCACGGGTCATCACACAGCTGTGTGCTAACCTGATCCCACCCAGCAAGGCCCCATTCCTTTCTGCTTCTTCCTCGGGCCAGACTTCCCTGCGCCCCAGGATACACCCTCTGCCTGTGAGGAGCTGTCAGGTGAGAGGGAGGGCAGGGAACTGACGTGGCCTGGGCCTCCAGA
This genomic interval carries:
- the RNF208 gene encoding RING finger protein 208 — encoded protein: MPADPGPEVGGGWPGFLMSCLKGPHVILKMEAMKMVHPEKFPELQAATPCFPPAPRPAPAMAPKRAWPSDTEIIVNQACGGDMPALEGAPCTPPLPRRPRKGSAELGFPRVAPADEVIVNQYVIRPGPAAPGAPAAAVAAAAGEPLECPTCGHTYNATQRRPRVLSCLHSVCEQCLQILYESCPKYKFISCPTCRRETVLFTDYGLAALAINTSILSRLPPEALTAPSGGQWGGEPEGSCYQTFRQYCGAACTCHARNPLSACSIM